One genomic segment of Bacillota bacterium includes these proteins:
- a CDS encoding leucine-rich repeat protein yields MKKHFFMSILTICLVFLMTACGQLAGNSPIVYEPPTDVTAWMDLNQGETITEMHSGNMHRIYLTSTGRLLAIGNNEYGQFGKSTPQYKDTFIDITSNIGLAAGEDVKQLVIGINADHNLLLTTNNRLLAWGYNHFGQVGNQTNIHQMTPYDLTSSFSLGVGETIEWIASGQNQSLAVTSNNRIFTWGRNDYGLLLDGTTTNKNQPTEVTTFQSLLQTGETIEKIVYGATHAHVLTSFGNLYGFGLSGYFALGNAQEASVSLTPILINPTLGLQSGETITDVIGGWVSGMVLTSNNRLISFGGNQSGQVGSGSDEYRVQYPTDITSLLNLNTNETISSISTNGEQFLLLTSLGRLFAWGRGFTKMDFETDLNDANVPTDISNRLGLNVGEVVTLINAGWSLHSDPYSMVKTSQNRMIDWTLMVIYDYSYTSANDKVTITSYLGQNQVLYIPEEIDWMPVVAIGDNAFKNNQTLSTITIPESVKSIGNNAFENASNLEEVILENTDTSHITTLGTNVFNNTPSYLKLLVFPSCLTQYQGASNWSAYASKISGYNSSLAQAVNPPVLLTGMNPVYWDDDFIEIVKYTNVQTGAINPNWDETKWYAYLDTFSYTDTTGDNGFSHWANAISLDGSYWVWIPRYIYRVSLGWNETKTGSIDIKFTIGTNDSVHNLPLQTTGAASDSNHTWTSHPAFTFGQQELTGFWVAKFQASEVSGEVQSLPAVTPFMDGDLDSKFLRVRQMETKTSYYGWNSTELDSHISKSSEWGAVSYLSLSVYGRYRTYAAANRTLYLVLHNNENCFATKTGGSDQLTGSYSSPSWTYNGYQSTTGNPYGVFDMSAGFTEIMASILLPSSSADNPTYGLSILAGNSKYYDTFLTNPTLGSLSKGDATYETSGGLGENLAWGGQRSVSPTIQYPWFTRGGSHGQLGTGNFSFSGSNGSLDDNTTFRTILVPTP; encoded by the coding sequence ATGAAAAAACACTTTTTTATGTCAATATTGACAATTTGCTTGGTTTTTTTGATGACTGCTTGTGGGCAATTGGCAGGAAATAGCCCTATCGTTTATGAACCACCCACAGACGTTACCGCCTGGATGGATCTTAATCAAGGTGAAACCATTACTGAGATGCATTCTGGAAACATGCACCGTATCTATTTAACTTCAACTGGAAGATTATTGGCTATTGGAAATAACGAATATGGTCAATTTGGAAAATCAACGCCTCAATACAAAGATACTTTCATTGACATCACGTCAAATATTGGCCTTGCTGCAGGTGAAGATGTTAAACAACTTGTGATTGGCATTAATGCTGATCACAACTTGTTACTTACTACCAATAACCGCTTACTTGCCTGGGGTTACAACCATTTTGGTCAAGTGGGAAATCAAACCAATATTCATCAAATGACCCCTTATGATCTCACCTCGTCTTTTTCTTTAGGAGTTGGAGAAACCATAGAGTGGATTGCCTCAGGACAGAATCAATCACTAGCAGTTACATCGAATAACCGGATATTTACTTGGGGAAGAAATGATTATGGTCTTTTGTTAGATGGAACAACGACCAATAAGAATCAACCAACCGAAGTAACAACTTTTCAATCACTTTTGCAAACGGGAGAAACCATTGAAAAAATAGTTTATGGTGCAACGCATGCCCATGTTCTTACTTCTTTTGGCAATTTGTATGGATTTGGATTGAGCGGATACTTTGCACTTGGAAATGCTCAAGAAGCTTCTGTTTCACTTACTCCTATTCTAATTAATCCAACTCTTGGACTTCAATCAGGGGAAACAATCACCGACGTTATTGGTGGTTGGGTAAGTGGTATGGTTTTAACTTCAAATAACCGTCTTATTTCTTTTGGAGGTAATCAGTCTGGTCAAGTGGGTTCTGGATCGGATGAATACCGAGTTCAATATCCAACAGACATCACTTCCTTATTAAATCTTAATACAAATGAAACAATTTCTTCTATTTCCACAAATGGAGAACAATTTCTTTTACTCACTAGTCTTGGTAGACTTTTCGCTTGGGGAAGAGGATTTACTAAAATGGATTTTGAAACAGATCTAAATGATGCAAATGTTCCAACGGATATATCCAATCGGCTTGGATTAAATGTAGGCGAAGTTGTAACCTTAATCAACGCAGGTTGGAGCCTTCATAGCGATCCTTATTCGATGGTTAAAACTAGTCAAAACCGTATGATTGACTGGACGCTTATGGTAATCTATGATTATTCATATACCTCAGCCAACGATAAAGTTACGATTACTTCTTATTTAGGGCAAAACCAAGTGCTTTATATTCCAGAAGAAATTGATTGGATGCCGGTTGTAGCAATAGGAGACAATGCTTTTAAAAACAATCAAACTCTTTCGACTATAACGATTCCTGAGTCTGTTAAATCCATTGGCAATAACGCTTTTGAAAATGCTTCAAATCTTGAAGAAGTAATTCTTGAAAATACTGATACATCTCATATCACTACTCTTGGAACAAATGTTTTTAATAATACTCCTTCTTATTTAAAACTGCTTGTATTTCCTTCTTGCTTAACTCAATATCAAGGTGCTTCTAATTGGAGTGCTTATGCTTCGAAAATTAGTGGGTATAATTCCTCTCTTGCGCAGGCGGTCAACCCTCCAGTTCTTTTAACTGGAATGAATCCAGTTTATTGGGATGATGACTTTATTGAGATTGTAAAATATACCAATGTCCAAACTGGTGCTATCAATCCAAATTGGGATGAAACAAAATGGTATGCATACCTCGATACTTTCTCTTATACAGATACAACGGGAGATAATGGTTTTTCTCACTGGGCCAATGCTATAAGTTTAGATGGATCTTATTGGGTTTGGATTCCTCGTTACATTTACCGCGTTTCTCTTGGTTGGAATGAAACCAAAACTGGTTCAATCGATATCAAATTTACAATTGGAACGAATGATAGTGTTCACAATCTTCCATTACAAACTACTGGTGCAGCTTCTGACTCCAATCATACTTGGACCAGTCATCCTGCTTTTACATTTGGTCAACAAGAACTAACTGGTTTCTGGGTTGCTAAATTTCAAGCCTCAGAGGTCTCAGGAGAAGTTCAATCATTGCCAGCAGTAACGCCATTTATGGATGGAGACCTCGACTCTAAGTTTCTTCGAGTAAGACAAATGGAAACGAAAACGTCCTATTATGGTTGGAATTCAACCGAACTCGATTCTCATATCTCAAAAAGCAGCGAATGGGGAGCCGTAAGTTATCTTTCACTTTCCGTTTATGGAAGGTATCGAACTTACGCCGCTGCTAACCGAACTCTCTATCTTGTTCTTCATAATAATGAAAATTGTTTTGCGACGAAGACAGGTGGAAGTGATCAATTAACTGGTTCTTACAGTAGCCCATCTTGGACATATAATGGATATCAGTCAACCACTGGAAATCCTTATGGTGTTTTCGACATGAGCGCTGGATTCACAGAAATAATGGCAAGCATTTTACTTCCTTCTTCAAGTGCAGATAATCCTACCTATGGTTTGTCCATCCTTGCAGGAAACTCTAAATACTATGATACCTTCTTAACAAATCCTACTTTAGGTTCTTTAAGTAAAGGAGACGCCACCTATGAAACAAGTGGGGGTCTTGGTGAGAATTTAGCCTGGGGTGGTCAAAGATCAGTTTCGCCAACCATCCAATATCCTTGGTTTACTCGAGGAGGGTCACACGGACAACTTGGAACTGGAAATTTTAGTTTTAGTGGCTCAAATGGTTCTTTAGATGATAACACTACTTTTAGAACAATATTGGTCCCAACACCTTAA
- a CDS encoding leucine-rich repeat protein, translating to MKKHFFLSIITVCLVFLMSACNQFAFWVSTTPIVYEPPTDVTTWMDLDPGETITEMHSGNMHRIYLTSTGRFLAIGNNQYGQFGKSTPQYKDTFIDITSNIHLVSGEGVKQLVIGLSADFNLLLTTNNRLLAWGYNFYGQVGNQTNTDQKTPYDLTSSFSLGVGETIEWIAAGESQSLAITSNNRIFTWGRNEYGLLLDGTTTNKNQPTEVTTFQSLLQTGETIEKVVFGSYHVHILTSFGNLYGIGMKSYFALGNAEEGSETLTPILINPTLGLQSGETISDIINGWLNGMILTSNNRLISFGGNEFGQAGAGSDEYCVRYPTDITSLLNLSTNETISSISTNGDHFLLLTSLGRLFAWGRGFTKMDFEADLNVLNFPTDITSKLGLNTGEVVTLINAGWSSNSDPYSMAKTSQNRMIDWTFMAIYDYTYTSVNDEVTITSYTGNNQVLYVPNEIDWMPVVAIGDNAFKNNQTLSTITIPASVQSIGNNAFENATNLEEIILENKDATNLTTLGTNVFNNTPSYLKLLVFPTLLTQYQSATNWSAYASKISGYNSSLAQAVNPPILLTGMNPVYWDNDHNEIVKYTNVQTGAINPNWNETKWYAYIDTFSYADTTGENGPSHWANAISLDGSYWVWIPRYIYRVSLGWNESKTGSIDIKFTVGTNDNIHNLPLQTTGTASDSNHTWTSHPAFTFGQQELTGFWVAKFQASDVSGEVQSVPAVAPFVTGNLDAKFLRVRQMETKTSYYGWNSAELDSHLSKSSEWGAVSYLSFSVYGRHRTYATANRILYDVLYNNQYCLAPMTGGSDLLISTSGSASWINNVQMSSTGNPYGVYDMSAGFTEIMASVLLPSSSADNPTYGLSILAGNSKYFETYLTTSTLGSLSKGDATYETSGDFGDNLAWGSQNSISPTTLNPWFIRGGSHGQLGTGIFSYSGTSGASTNYVTFRTILVPTP from the coding sequence ATGAAAAAACACTTTTTTTTGTCAATAATAACGGTTTGTTTGGTTTTTTTAATGTCCGCGTGTAATCAATTCGCATTTTGGGTAAGTACCACTCCTATTGTCTATGAACCACCAACCGATGTTACCACCTGGATGGATCTTGATCCAGGTGAAACCATTACCGAGATGCATTCTGGAAACATGCATCGTATCTATTTAACTTCAACTGGAAGATTTTTAGCTATTGGAAATAATCAATATGGTCAATTTGGAAAATCTACTCCTCAATACAAAGATACTTTCATTGACATCACGTCAAATATTCATCTTGTTTCAGGAGAAGGCGTTAAACAGTTGGTGATAGGCCTAAGTGCTGATTTTAACTTACTACTCACTACTAATAATCGCTTGCTTGCATGGGGTTATAACTTTTATGGCCAAGTGGGTAATCAAACCAATACCGACCAAAAAACTCCATATGATCTCACCTCGTCTTTTTCTTTAGGAGTTGGAGAAACCATTGAGTGGATTGCGGCTGGAGAAAGTCAATCATTAGCTATTACATCGAATAATCGAATATTTACTTGGGGAAGAAATGAATACGGTCTTTTGTTAGATGGAACAACAACCAATAAAAATCAACCGACCGAAGTAACAACTTTTCAATCACTTTTGCAAACGGGAGAAACCATTGAAAAAGTGGTCTTTGGTTCATATCATGTTCATATTCTTACCTCGTTTGGTAACCTATATGGCATCGGAATGAAAAGCTACTTCGCTCTTGGAAACGCTGAAGAAGGTTCTGAAACACTTACTCCTATTCTAATTAATCCTACTCTTGGGCTTCAATCGGGAGAAACCATCTCTGATATCATAAATGGTTGGTTAAATGGAATGATTTTAACTTCGAATAACCGACTCATTTCCTTTGGTGGGAATGAATTTGGACAAGCCGGGGCAGGCTCAGATGAATACTGTGTTCGCTATCCAACAGACATCACTTCCTTATTAAATCTTAGTACAAATGAAACAATATCTTCTATTTCCACAAATGGAGATCATTTTCTCCTTCTCACAAGTCTTGGAAGGCTTTTTGCTTGGGGAAGAGGATTTACTAAAATGGATTTTGAAGCTGATCTTAATGTTTTAAACTTTCCAACCGATATAACAAGTAAGCTAGGCTTAAATACTGGCGAGGTTGTAACCTTAATCAACGCGGGTTGGAGCTCTAATAGCGACCCTTATTCAATGGCTAAAACTAGTCAAAATCGTATGATTGACTGGACATTTATGGCAATCTATGATTATACTTATACCTCAGTTAACGATGAAGTAACGATTACTTCTTATACCGGTAACAACCAAGTACTTTATGTTCCAAATGAAATAGATTGGATGCCGGTTGTAGCAATAGGAGACAATGCTTTTAAAAACAATCAAACTCTTTCGACTATTACGATTCCTGCTTCTGTTCAATCCATTGGCAATAATGCCTTTGAAAATGCTACGAATTTAGAAGAAATAATTCTTGAAAATAAAGATGCAACTAATCTTACTACTCTTGGGACAAATGTTTTTAATAATACTCCTTCTTATTTGAAGCTTCTTGTATTTCCAACACTCTTAACTCAATATCAAAGCGCCACTAACTGGAGTGCTTATGCTTCAAAAATCAGTGGGTATAATTCCTCTCTTGCTCAGGCGGTCAACCCTCCCATTCTTTTAACTGGAATGAATCCGGTCTATTGGGATAATGACCATAATGAAATTGTAAAATATACCAATGTCCAAACCGGTGCTATTAATCCAAATTGGAATGAAACGAAATGGTATGCGTACATTGATACCTTTTCTTATGCTGATACAACAGGAGAAAACGGTCCTTCTCACTGGGCCAACGCTATAAGTTTAGATGGATCTTATTGGGTTTGGATTCCTCGTTACATCTACCGCGTTTCTCTTGGTTGGAACGAATCCAAAACTGGTTCAATCGATATCAAATTTACAGTTGGCACAAATGATAATATTCACAATCTTCCATTGCAAACTACCGGTACTGCATCTGATTCCAACCATACTTGGACCAGTCATCCTGCTTTTACGTTTGGTCAACAAGAACTAACTGGTTTCTGGGTTGCAAAATTTCAAGCTTCTGACGTATCAGGTGAAGTTCAATCAGTTCCAGCTGTAGCACCATTTGTGACAGGAAATCTTGATGCTAAGTTTCTTCGAGTAAGACAAATGGAAACGAAAACTTCTTATTATGGCTGGAATTCAGCCGAACTCGATTCTCATCTTTCAAAAAGCAGCGAATGGGGAGCTGTAAGTTATCTTTCATTTTCCGTTTATGGTAGACATCGAACCTATGCAACTGCAAATAGAATACTCTATGATGTCCTTTATAATAACCAATATTGTCTTGCTCCAATGACGGGTGGAAGTGATCTTTTAATCAGTACTTCCGGTAGCGCTTCTTGGATAAACAATGTACAGATGTCAAGCACAGGAAATCCTTATGGTGTTTACGACATGAGCGCTGGATTCACAGAAATAATGGCAAGTGTATTACTTCCTTCTTCAAGTGCAGATAATCCTACCTATGGTTTATCTATCCTTGCCGGAAATTCCAAATACTTTGAAACCTACTTAACAACTAGTACTTTAGGTTCTTTAAGTAAAGGAGACGCTACCTATGAAACAAGTGGGGATTTTGGTGATAATTTAGCCTGGGGAAGTCAAAATTCAATTTCGCCAACCACTCTAAATCCATGGTTTATTCGTGGAGGATCACACGGGCAACTTGGTACTGGAATTTTCAGTTATAGTGGTACAAGTGGCGCTTCAACTAATTATGTTACTTTTAGAACAATACTGGTCCCAACGCCTTAA